ttaacactatacccctgtatgcttcacccgatgccggtgtttatgaagttatattgtgtaccttgtgttgccctattatgtattttcttttcacgtacttaatgatctgttgagctgctcgcagaaaaatacttttcactgtacctaggtacacgtgacaataaacaaatccaatccaacttgtgttgccactttcagtgacctgtggacctgtacacccagatccctctgcctatcaatactcttaaggattctgccatttactgtatatttcccacctgtattagaccttccaaaatgcatcacctcacatttgtctgaattaaactccatctgccatctctccgcccaagtctccaaacaatctaaaccctgctgtatcctctgacagtcctcatcactatctgcagttccaccaacctttgtgtcgtctgcaaatttacgaatcaaacaagttacattttcctccaaataatttatatatactacaaacagcaaaggtcccagcactgatccctgcggaacaccactggtcacagcccgccaattagaaaagcacccttccactgctaccctttgtcttctatgaTCGAGCCAGTCCAAATCCATCATTATTTGAGTAAAGTAGGAGAATCTCATCATTTCAGATTTCCACATAGATAaatagaagatttttaaaaaaaaatttagagtacccaattcattttttccaattaagggcaatttagcgtgaccaatccacctaacctgcacatctttgggttgtgggggcaaaacccacgcagagacagagagaaggtgcaaactccacacggacagtgacccagagccgggatcgaacctgggaccttggcgctgtgaggcagcaggaccaaccgtgctgccctgataaagAGAAGATTGACAAGAACTGGGAGCATCTAACTTGCAAGAAAGGTTGAACAGACAGGGTTGCTTTTATTGAGATTACAggatggcttgctcggccatttcagagggcctttttaagagtcaaccacattgctgtgggtctggagtcacttgtagtcaCAGGCCAAGTaacaacagcagatttccttccctaatggacattagtgaaccagttgcgattttatgacaatcgacaatggtttgaaaCATAGGAAATAGCAGCAGGAGAACATTTGGCCTTTCGAATGATTCAtcgtgatcatggcttatcattcaactcaatagcctaaccccaCTTTCCCctgcatatcctttgatccccttcaccccaagtgctatatctaactgcttcttgaaaacatacaatgttttggcctcaactactccgtgcgtaatgaattccacaggctcaccactctctgggggaagaaatttctcctcatctctgtcctaaatggtctaccctgaatcctcagactgtggttgacaatggtttcacggtcatcgttaAGACTTTTATTTTTCTCATTTTTATTGAGTTTGGATTTGAtgagaaacctttttacccagcgagtggtgagaatgtggaactcactaccacagcgagtggctGAGGGGAAGCTagaaagctagatacatacatgagggagaaaggaataggagatgctgatgggggagatgtagaggggtgggtggaggatcatgtggagcataaatactgacagagaccaattgagccgactggcctggccctgtgctgtcgactcaatggaacagagacaaatggtGTTTAAATTAGATCCACCTGTAGTGGCAGGAATAACACTATTAACtattcaggataaaataaatgttctTCATCAACTTTTGTGGGTCAATTAAGTGGAAATGTGCTCCCCCAGGCTCAATGAACAtccgcccaccggaggcagagtcacgaaaccggccagtccagcagaaagaaaccctccgacccgcccacttcaccaagtgtcagaatgaacatgggtcagtcctggatgtgattaacagcaacaaTCCAGCCCTGTaattacttgtgaactcgctggtgactctgcaggctggataactgagtgaatcccttcccacacacagagcaggtgaacagtctctctctagtgtgaactcgccggtgtctcagcaggctgcacaactgagtgaatcccttcccacacacggagcaggtgaatggtctctcgccagtgtgagctcgctggtgtctctgcaggctgcacaactgagtgaatcccttcccacactgagagcaggtgaatggcctctccccagtgtgaactcgctggtgtttttgTAGGGTGGACGCATCACTGAATCCCCTCTGACACAcaatgcaggtgaatggcctctccccggtgtgaattcgctggtgtcgtgTGAGGTTGCAagactgagagaatcccttcccgcagtcggagcagatgaatggcctctccccagtgtgaactcgctggtgtttttgTAGGGTGAACGCATCACTGAATCCCCTCTGACACAcaatgcaggtgaatggcctctccccggtgtgaattcgctggtgtcgtgTGAGGTTGcaagactgagcgaatcccttcccgcagtcggagcagatgaacggcctctccctggtgtgaactcgctgatgtttctgcagggcgGAATAGtcactgaaccccttcccacagtcacagcaggtgaatggcctctccccggtgtggacccgctggtgtctcatcaggtgggataactgagtgaatcccttcccgcattcagagcaggtgaacggcctctccccagagtgaatgcggcgatgaatttccagctgagatggagttctgaatcccttcccacagtccccacatttccacggtttctccatgttgtgGCTGCCCTGCTGTCTCtcaaggttggacaatcagttgaatcaTCATCCACAGGCAGATCACGTGTAGTCTCTACCTGCTGTGAATAGGGCAAAGATGTTTCAGCTTCCGCAACTCGTTAAACCTCTTTCCAGAGACAGCGCACTGGAACACTCACTCTGGTGTGTGCGTTTGTCATATACCTTTCCAGTCTTGCTGATATTTTCAAAGTTCAGAAAGAGAaagaacaaacatttctcctttgaGATTTAAAGGCCGATAATATTCAGCTCCTGATGAATCGAGTGCCTCTTTCAGATCTTGACTTGACATTTGATTTGCGATTTCTGTCTGTagatcctcctcttctaatatcctgtaaaaggagtttacaaaagccatcactgccagtactgaaattcagaacagacaattctcatTTCTATTGAACATCTTTTTTTCTCGTGTTCCCCCAAATCTGTAGAtcaccagtctctccctccattGTCACTCTGCTGTAGCTAATaaacaccctcccaattctcctgaagctgGAAATTCACAATGATCCATCTGTACTGGACTGAAATTGTGTAATATACTGTACAGAATTATTTAATTAGACATACCTGGGCATCGTGTGGACAATGTTTATTTAGCCAGCAAAAGATCATGAGCTTGAATTGCCTGCTAATGAGGTTGGCGGAAGGGGAGATGATGAATGATCtcaaaatgaaattggatgggCGATTCATGGAAACACTTCACGGGGTTGCGGGgtacagaggggggagggggaactgaCTAGGTTGTTCTCTAGAGTCAGcatggagcaaaggatgtcaatgtctttaagagagagggagaaacctgggccaacctttccagagtctgcatccTCCTTgggttcacttcctttcccttcatttGTTACAGGTCACCAATTTTCCCCCCAGGATGTGAAGAGAGATGTAAAGGGGGAAACATTAATTTTCTCCCAGATGTTGCTCAGAGGAGGAAGTCTCATTGTTCAACTTCCGTATTGTGACGTCACAACTAAGCCCTGCTCTGAATCAGCCAATCGGAATCACTCTGCTCCCCGGTGACGtctccgggttccagtgcgcaggtccAGAGCGCGGAGCCCCCCCCCAGCcgttgttccctccccccccccccccccctccatcctcgagccaaggtttccaggcaaccggctgccggccaaagcgagaagccgctcggtgatctctccccttccccccccgctgGCGGCAGCCGCACTGCGCCTGCTCCGGACAGCTCGGCTCGGCAGCGCTCTCTGCGCCTGCGCGCTGGGCTGCTagctgagggagtgggggaggggactttGCAAAATGTCTTCCCATCATTTTCTTCCCAGTCCTGCAGTTTGATTATAAACAGCACAGCATTTGTTTTTAGCTTCACacacagactaaaacttcctcctctgtccaacatctgtgagtaaaacactttctttctcCCCCTGGGAAATACAGAGAGTTGTGGGACCCTGGAACTGGAATTAGAGTCAAAATGCTGAGATTTTGTGGAACCTGTTTTTATTGTGAGATATTTAAAGACAAATTTATCCTGTTTATTCAAATACTATTTGTCTGTTAATGCATGATTCATTTATGTCGATTTTAGTTTGATTAATATGGTTTAGCTTTTATTTAACTATGAAGCCTTGTCCTACGATTTATTTCATTGGGTTTGTCTAGGAATTCATTTATttttaagtacgaagtcttacaacaccaggttaaagtccaacaggtttgtttcgatgtcactagctttcggagcgctgctccttcctcaggtgaatgaagaggtctgttccagaaacacatatatagacaaattcaaagatgccaaacaatgcttggaatacgagcattagcaggtgattttaAGGTTATCGGTCTCCATGGGGATCGTGACAACAgcgatatgtctagtgttgttgcACGACACTTGTTTTAAATATTGCCCTGAATTCTCTGCCGTTGGGAgtccctgttcccgccagcagcccacccagcctgtgggtttcctggtggcatggggtggtttcaatgggaattgacaaggggtgggaagatagaatcccgtcaccagcgaacGGCAAgccgcaacggagaatccagcccatgatctgtgGCCCTGTAATAAAGtgcaattattattatttctgcTCTTGTAATATTGCACTGTAGGTGCGCTATGCATTTCTCGTCGTTGAGTCATTATGGCACGGAGATCAGCAACTTGAATCCATGCTGATTTTCTATGCAGCAATCTAGTCAGTCCCATTTTCTTCCTACATCTCCATTCCTCTGCAAGTTTACTGACCCCTGAGTGTCTGTTCATTGTGAAATCACCGATCTGCCGCCAGCCTTGTAGGGAGTGGGTTCCAAGTTATGACCACTCTGAAATAAACAACATATTTAACTGCTCCCGTCACAGAGATGGTAGTAATTAGAATTGTCTGTTTTGAAATTCAATCCATTACTGACTACAATGACTTTTgttaactccttttacaggatatgagaAGGACAAGATTTGCAGTCAGGAATCTCAAAACAAACCTCCTGTCAAGATACGACAGATTCACTGcattcatcagaacctgaatatcagtGACCTTGTAACCTGGCAGAATAAATGTTTGCCTTTGCTggctgcttcaaaagattttaagcaTCAGTGTTACTGGGAAAGTCACAAGGCTTaaacacctgagtgagagtgttccagtgaacttgaCAGTGGAAAGAACTTTGAACCATTGCCCAGTCTGAAGaagcatcacaccattcacagcggagcagattgtacatgtgttctgtgtgtgaacgaggcttcaactgattgtcataCCTGGAGAAGCACAAGGACCCCgcgacatggagaaaccgtggaaatgtggagactgtgggaaaggGTTCCGATGCCCGTCCGCACTGGAaattcatcaacgtgttcacactggagagaggccattcagctgctcagactgtgggaaggcattcagtggTTCATGGCAGCTGCAcgcacaccagcgggttcatgcagtggagaggccattcacctgctctcactgtgggaagggattcagtcattcatccaccctgctgagacaccagcgggttcacactggggagaggccgttcacttgctcacagtgcgggaagggattcactcagctatccaatctgctgacacaccaggaggttcacaccggagagaggccgttcacctgctcccattgtgggaagggtttcactcgGTTATTCaacttgcagacacaccagcgagtgcacactggggagaagccgttcacctgctctgtgtgtgggaagggcttcactcagtcatccaatctGCTGCTACACCGGCGACTCCACAGCGGGCAGAGGTCTTTCCCCTGtccccagtgtgggaaaggattcacccgattgtccagcctgcagagacaccagagagtgcacaccggggagagaccattcaagtgtcccgagtgtgggaagggattcactcagtcatcccatctgcaaacacaccagcgagttcacaagtgatgacagggttggattctgctgttcttGTTGCTGTTAACCACATCCAGGATTGAACCAAATTCATTCTGATAGTCTTTGcttcctgtgggctgatgccctcttGAGGCTTATTGAATACATCCAGTTTCATATTTCATGTGGATCGCAGCATGAAAAGGTGTTTGAAAGTTAAAAAGACCTTCAATTTACATTGCGGTTTGGAACCTCCCAAAGTGTGCCATGGTGTCATGGAGATGGGCTGCGGGAGTTTTaaagttcttttgtttaatttggcTGGGTGTTTCCCACAGAGGAAATTGCAGATTTGATCTTGTGTAGTTTGCAGCTCACTGAAAGTTGGTGAGGGGAAAGAAGCTAGAAGACTTACCTAGCTTTGAGCTAGAGGAAGAaactgcagtgaccttcacagtaAAAGGCTTTGTGGCAGAAAGAACTGAGAGAAAATAGGCACAGGAGGCGGCAATTCGGCCCTTCATGCCCTGCTCTGtcattaattatgatcatggctgatcgtccagctCAATAGCCTGACCCCGCCttgccatatcctttgatccccttcaccccaagagcGATATCAAACTCCTTGAAAatgtacaatgttttggcctctactgcactctgtggtagcgaattccacaggctcaccactctctctgggtgaagacatttctcttcatctcaatcttaaatggtctaccctgtaaccTGAAACTATGACCCCCCCCCTCTGGTTCTGGTCTCCTCCGCCAAAgggaacatccttcttgtatcTACCCTGTCCGctcctgttagaatttgataggtttgtctggcatcaccccccccccccaaaccgcctGTTCTTCTATTCtctagcaaatataatcctaatttttttttccagaaacagaaactcaacacctgactgcttcagcccggcaccttccattaactacatcatctcactaAAGGCCAAAcacaacaggctggattctccgtcggcggaatgctccgtttcgccagcagcgcactcatgcccgcggacTTCCCGACAACGTgtgggtgtccacaatgggaaactctaTTGGCTGGCCGCtgggacggagattcccgctgccgggacggagattcccgctgccggtGGGAGTGTGCCGCACCGGAAAACTaacgtctctaattatctactaccCGGGGAACCTTCTttttataaacaaaattccatgagCTCAACTTCAGGTAATCAATATACATGGTTTGAATGATGATCtcatttttacgatgctttaattgccacTCTGTAGCTGGTAAGCCTGGCTGTCTTTCAAATAATTACTGCAGTAGTCACGTGCAGAAtctaacccagacttttaaccctttaactgcaccaaatacatataatacaatattacctgaaattcctatattcatcacaccagtccaaagatgtgcaggttaggtggattggccatgataaattgcccttagtgtccaaaattacccttagtgttgggtggggttactgggttatggggatagggtgggggtgttgatcttgggtagggcgctctttccaagagccggtgcagactcgatgggccgaatggcctccttctgcactgttaagttCTATGAtaaccagcacggtggcacaatggtcagcactgctgcctcacacgctagtgacctgggttcaattccgaccttgggtcagtgcgtggagtctgcactttctccacatgtctgcgtgggtttcctccgcatgctccaatttccacacacagtccaaagatatgcgggtttaggtggattggccataatcaattgccccttagtgtccaaagatgtgcaggttaggtgaggttacaggaatagggcgggcagtgggggtagtgggcctaggtagggtgttctttcagagggtcgatgcaaactcgatgggccgaatgtcctccttctgcactgtaggagttctatggttctttgcctgctgcatctgcatgcttaccttcagtgactggtgtacgaggacatccaggtctcgttgcacattcccctctctcaatctatagccattctgataatctgccttcccgttttttgcAACCAAAATACACGTATGAACATACAAATGAGGAGCAGGTGTAGACCACTCGGGTCTGTGAGCTGGCCCGGCGatgtgataagatcatggctgatctgtttgaggCCTCGATTCTACTTTCCCGTCTATCCCGTATAACCTTTGGACTCCCTTGTCATTTAAGAACGGCACTCGCCCCAGGGAATCAGGAGATTGTGGGTCCAACTCTATTGACtcaaggggaaaaaaaatcaaagccAGTGTTCctcgtgtgagcagtgagctacacTGTCGGACCTGTTGGCTGCGACGTTAAACCGAGGGCTCAATCTACCCCCTTGGGCAGACTTCAAGAGTTCTCAtggccactattttgaagaggagcagggggtAGTTATACCCggtgtcctagccaatatttacCAATCAGATTATCGTAtttctgtgtgtgggatcttgctgtgcacaaatcagcTGCCGCCTTTCCTAAAatgcagcagtgactacacttcaaaataacTTAATTGGCTGTGGAACACTTTGGGACGTCCTATGATTGTGAAAGATGCTATGCAAATGCCAGTTTTTAACTTTGAGATTTCAACCACCCCCAACTTGCCAttaaataaattcactttggttcggaCAAAACTTAACTAATGAAGGCAAAGGCAGAATTCCCTGGATAGTAAAATTAAAGAGAGGTTTATGAAAAGGAAAAGTTTTACTcaacaactttaagacattgactttccaggggcagttagtgatggacaataaatgatggccttaGAAGTGTAATCCTCTCTGGCTCCTTTGGAAAGTtcgtcttgtggaattcagcctcgggagtctggctccttctttgacagtagtttccttggaactcgggagtcttcagtacttggcgagcaaggaagaccttcggaacctcgacttttatccccaaagtgaccattacctcacgtcagaatTGGGCCCGTTGTAACATGCCCGTTGTCAATTGGGCACTAGTTTAATTTAATTGTATTCCCAATTACTGACACTATTTGCTCATTATCTTAGACagtaatacaatagaactgtttcatactatccctttatctgattcgatacaatcccttattcatacagtttcaaatgttgaggctatttAGAGCCTAAAGGCatctcttagaccataagacataggagcagaattaggccacttggcccatcgagtctgctccgccattcaatcatggctgatattttctcatccccattctcctcccttctcaccataacccctgatccccttgttaatcaagaacctatctatctttgtcttaaagacactcagtgatttggcctccacagccttctgcggcaaagagttccacagattcaccaccctctggctgaagaaattcctcctcatctgtgttttaaaggattgtccctccagtctgaagctgtgccctcaggttcttgtttttcctaccagtggaaacatcctccccatgtccactctatccagtcatCGCAGTGTCCTGTAACATTTATCTGCCGGAACATTTATCTTCATTGCGGAAGGGTGCTGGGCCCAGAGGCCGATGGATCAAAACCATTCTCTGCGATTTATCTTCTCCGTTACAGCGGAAAGAAATATTCAGCTGCCTCCCATAAATATATCTGATACATTCTTTTTTATTAACaaataattttattgaggtattttaggcatatggaaaaaatgacattgtacaatacagtccctccatgctaacagtatttgtcgccgggctaccagggaagcaaaggccagaacattggcctccctctcttcctggactcccaggtcctccgaaaccacgaagattgccacctccgggctcattaccaccccagttttcaacacccggacatgacatctgcaaataccTGCCAATAATCTGAtacattctttacatacacagtAATTCAGGTTTTACATTTTTACACATCTTTTACTACAACTATTGATTTGTTATTGACTCGTTATTTGTAACTCAATTAAAACTCACAACttacttaatcatctgttgcagtc
This portion of the Scyliorhinus torazame isolate Kashiwa2021f chromosome 5, sScyTor2.1, whole genome shotgun sequence genome encodes:
- the LOC140419804 gene encoding uncharacterized protein encodes the protein MEKPWKCGDCGKGFRCPSALEIHQRVHTGERPFSCSDCGKAFSGSWQLHAHQRVHAVERPFTCSHCGKGFSHSSTLLRHQRVHTGERPFTCSQCGKGFTQLSNLLTHQEVHTGERPFTCSHCGKGFTRLFNLQTHQRVHTGEKPFTCSVCGKGFTQSSNLLLHRRLHSGQRSFPCPQCGKGFTRLSSLQRHQRVHTGERPFKCPECGKGFTQSSHLQTHQRVHK